A genomic stretch from Nocardia wallacei includes:
- a CDS encoding aminotransferase class V-fold PLP-dependent enzyme: MLDQTRLRADIAAYDDLSGPSPVFLDSAGSSLPPRVVVDTVIGHLRREAEIGGYRAANERLADLAAVRSAIGTLINADPAGIALSDSATRSWADFFYSIPLAPGDRILVSGADYASNAIAALQRARATGAVVEAIPTDPTGQIDVDALAGSVDERVKLVSLLHAPTNGGLVNPVAEAARVVREAGAIVLLDACQSAGQLPLDVAALGVDALSATGRKWLRGPRGTGFLYVRPELAAAMEPGRLDLHSAQWTGPREYRLAPDATRFEFWEHDVAARLGLGAAVRYLLELGPDRVYDAIAANAAYLRKTLPQITGVTVRDLGMRHSGIVSFTVDGLHPHEVRDRLGEQDITVTVSHRGSTLLDMTARGLDAVVRASPHCFVTTPELDRFADAVAALAAGH; the protein is encoded by the coding sequence GTGCTGGATCAGACTCGCCTCCGCGCCGACATCGCCGCCTACGACGACCTCTCCGGTCCGTCGCCGGTCTTCCTCGACAGCGCCGGCTCCTCCCTGCCGCCGCGGGTCGTGGTGGACACGGTGATCGGCCACCTGCGCCGGGAGGCCGAGATCGGCGGCTACCGCGCGGCCAACGAGCGGCTGGCCGACCTGGCCGCGGTGCGGTCGGCCATCGGCACGCTGATCAACGCCGACCCGGCGGGAATCGCGCTGAGCGACAGCGCGACCCGGTCCTGGGCCGACTTCTTCTACTCGATCCCGCTGGCCCCCGGTGACCGGATCCTGGTCTCCGGCGCGGACTACGCCAGCAACGCCATCGCCGCGCTGCAGCGCGCCCGCGCCACCGGCGCCGTGGTCGAGGCCATCCCCACCGATCCGACCGGGCAGATCGATGTCGACGCGCTGGCCGGGTCGGTCGACGAGCGCGTGAAGCTGGTGTCGCTGCTGCACGCGCCCACCAACGGCGGTCTGGTGAACCCGGTCGCCGAGGCCGCCCGGGTGGTGCGCGAGGCGGGCGCGATCGTGCTGCTGGACGCCTGTCAGTCGGCGGGCCAGCTGCCCCTCGATGTCGCCGCGCTCGGCGTCGATGCCCTGTCGGCCACCGGACGCAAATGGCTGCGCGGCCCGCGCGGCACCGGATTCCTCTACGTGCGACCGGAATTGGCCGCCGCCATGGAGCCCGGCCGCCTGGACCTGCACAGTGCGCAGTGGACCGGCCCGCGGGAGTACCGGCTGGCGCCCGATGCCACCCGTTTCGAATTCTGGGAGCACGACGTCGCGGCCCGTCTCGGTCTCGGCGCCGCGGTGCGCTACCTGCTCGAGCTCGGTCCCGACCGGGTCTACGACGCGATCGCCGCCAACGCGGCGTACCTGCGCAAGACGCTGCCGCAGATCACCGGCGTCACCGTGCGCGATCTCGGGATGCGGCACAGCGGGATCGTCTCGTTCACCGTAGACGGGCTGCACCCCCACGAGGTCCGCGATCGCCTGGGCGAACAGGACATCACGGTTACGGTCAGCCATCGCGGCTCCACCCTGCTCGACATGACCGCCCGTGGGCTCGACGCCGTGGTGCGCGCCTCCCCGCACTGCTTCGTCACCACCCCCGAACTGGACCGTTTCGCCGACGCCGTCGCCGCGCTGGCCGCCGGGCACTGA
- a CDS encoding peptide chain release factor 3, with product MNSPTAGATAPGLAEEVARRRTFAVISHPDAGKSTLTEALALHAKVIAEAGAIHGKAGRRSTVSDWMEMEKARGISVSSTALQFEYGGCVINLVDTPGHSDFSEDTYRVLTAVDAAVMLIDAAKGLEPQTLKLFQVCRHRGIPVITVINKWDRPGRAPLELLDEISERIGLTPTPLFLPVGIAGDFRGLLRRGEDGAATEYVHFTRTAGGATIAPEESYTPEQAAEREAEVWATAAEESELLSATGQDHDQELFLAGQTSPVIYASAMLNFGVRQLLDTLVELAPPPGPRADVDGTPRTPADPFSAVVFKVQAGMDAAHRDRLAFMRIVSGEFERGMVVTHAQTGKPFATKYALTVFGRERATVDTAYPGDVVGLVNATALAPGHTLYVGKKVQFPPIPSFAPEHFATLRAQSAGKYKQFRKAIDQLDSEGVVQVLRNDTRGDASPVLAAVGPMQFEVVTARMQAEFNVETHLDHLPYQLARRTDAESAPELDRQRGVEVFTRTDGAILALFSDKWRLQYIQKEMPKLTLEPLVATAD from the coding sequence GTGAATTCCCCGACTGCCGGCGCGACCGCGCCCGGGCTGGCCGAAGAGGTGGCGCGGCGGCGCACATTCGCGGTGATCTCGCACCCCGACGCCGGTAAATCCACCCTCACCGAGGCCCTGGCGCTGCACGCCAAGGTGATCGCCGAGGCCGGTGCCATCCACGGCAAGGCCGGGCGCCGCTCGACGGTCTCGGACTGGATGGAGATGGAGAAGGCGCGCGGCATCTCGGTCAGCTCGACCGCGCTGCAGTTCGAATACGGCGGGTGCGTGATCAATCTGGTCGACACCCCCGGCCACTCGGACTTCTCCGAGGACACCTACCGGGTGCTCACCGCCGTCGACGCCGCCGTCATGCTCATCGACGCCGCCAAGGGCCTGGAACCGCAGACGCTCAAGCTGTTTCAGGTCTGCCGCCACCGCGGCATCCCGGTCATCACCGTCATCAACAAATGGGACCGGCCGGGCCGCGCCCCGCTGGAGTTGCTCGACGAGATCAGCGAGCGCATCGGCCTGACGCCCACTCCCCTGTTCCTGCCGGTCGGCATCGCCGGGGACTTCCGCGGCCTGCTGCGCCGCGGCGAGGACGGCGCGGCCACCGAATACGTCCACTTCACCCGCACCGCGGGCGGCGCCACCATCGCGCCCGAGGAGTCCTACACCCCGGAGCAGGCGGCCGAGCGCGAGGCCGAGGTGTGGGCGACCGCGGCCGAGGAGAGCGAACTGCTGTCGGCCACCGGCCAGGACCACGACCAGGAGCTGTTCCTGGCGGGCCAGACCTCGCCGGTCATCTACGCCTCGGCGATGCTGAACTTCGGTGTGCGCCAACTGCTGGACACCCTGGTCGAGCTGGCGCCCCCGCCCGGCCCGCGCGCCGACGTCGACGGCACGCCGCGCACTCCCGCCGACCCGTTCAGCGCGGTCGTGTTCAAGGTGCAGGCCGGCATGGACGCCGCGCACCGCGACCGGCTGGCGTTCATGCGCATCGTGTCCGGCGAGTTCGAGCGCGGCATGGTGGTCACCCACGCGCAGACCGGCAAGCCCTTCGCGACCAAATACGCGCTGACCGTCTTCGGCCGCGAGCGCGCCACCGTCGACACCGCCTATCCGGGGGATGTGGTCGGCCTGGTGAACGCGACCGCGCTGGCCCCGGGCCACACCCTGTACGTGGGCAAGAAGGTGCAGTTCCCGCCGATCCCCTCGTTCGCGCCGGAGCATTTCGCCACGCTGCGCGCGCAGAGCGCCGGGAAATACAAGCAGTTCCGCAAGGCCATCGACCAACTGGATTCCGAGGGTGTGGTGCAGGTGCTGCGCAACGACACCCGCGGCGACGCCTCGCCGGTGCTGGCCGCGGTCGGCCCGATGCAGTTCGAGGTGGTCACCGCCCGTATGCAGGCGGAATTCAACGTCGAGACCCACCTCGACCACCTGCCGTACCAGCTGGCCCGCCGCACCGACGCCGAGTCGGCGCCGGAGCTGGACCGGCAGCGCGGGGTGGAGGTCTTCACCCGCACCGACGGCGCGATCCTCGCGCTGTTCAGCGATAAGTGGCGGCTGCAGTACATCCAGAAGGAAATGCCGAAACTGACCCTCGAGCCGCTGGTCGCGACCGCGGACTGA
- a CDS encoding Abi-alpha family protein — translation MANDRTGRDVVRPGSRAVERSSEVEQRQISNEARMIRGVFRAAGLAAGTAVRGGQWAVGTTYEVTKEITQAALNGESSADIAERAGAALQSVARNILGVTEGSVREIVSYVPTGNGHAQQAIPGGYVRSSSLDDLRRRGDALLARSADVYFTEDVHPAYDRILDQIAPDEARILRFMALNGPQPAVDVRTNRPLGIGSELVAGDLTSVPEQAGVRYPDRARLYLINLNRLGLLVTSDDPVVLSRYMVLEVQPVVEAALGQAGRVPKIVRKSLRLTEFGEDFCRTCFSINGS, via the coding sequence GTGGCAAACGACAGGACCGGACGGGACGTGGTCCGCCCCGGTTCCCGTGCCGTGGAACGCAGCTCTGAGGTTGAGCAGCGGCAGATCAGCAACGAGGCCCGGATGATTCGCGGGGTCTTCCGCGCGGCCGGGCTGGCCGCCGGAACCGCCGTGCGCGGCGGGCAGTGGGCGGTCGGCACCACCTACGAGGTGACCAAGGAGATCACCCAGGCCGCGCTGAACGGCGAGTCGTCCGCCGACATCGCCGAGCGCGCCGGGGCGGCGCTGCAATCGGTGGCGCGCAATATCCTCGGCGTCACCGAGGGCTCGGTGCGCGAGATCGTCAGCTACGTCCCGACCGGCAACGGCCACGCCCAGCAGGCGATTCCCGGTGGTTACGTCCGCTCGTCGAGCCTCGACGACCTGCGCCGTCGCGGCGACGCGCTGCTGGCCCGCTCGGCGGACGTGTACTTCACCGAGGACGTGCATCCCGCCTACGACCGCATCCTCGACCAGATCGCCCCCGACGAGGCCCGCATCCTGCGGTTCATGGCGCTCAACGGCCCGCAGCCGGCGGTCGACGTGCGCACCAACAGACCACTCGGTATCGGTTCCGAGCTGGTGGCCGGCGATCTGACCTCGGTGCCCGAACAGGCCGGCGTGCGCTACCCGGACCGGGCCCGGCTGTACCTGATCAACCTGAACCGGCTCGGCCTGCTGGTGACCTCCGACGACCCGGTGGTACTGAGCCGCTACATGGTGCTCGAGGTGCAGCCGGTCGTGGAGGCCGCGCTCGGGCAGGCGGGGCGGGTGCCGAAGATTGTGCGAAAGAGCCTGCGACTGACCGAGTTCGGTGAGGACTTCTGCCGCACCTGCTTCTCCATCAACGGCTCGTAA
- a CDS encoding fatty acyl-AMP ligase, with protein MSRFTDEMYATARESTRGLVTGEPAAPRRQTWGEIHRTARRMAGGLAAAGLGHGDAVGVLAGRPADIAPACQAVWMRGASITMLHQPTPRTDLAQWAHDTETVLGMIEARAVVLGAPFEAAAPLLAERGITVVRIADLPGGPDTDPLPTAESDIALQQLTSGSTGSPKAVRITHGNFLANAYAMFDRVKFQLDHDVMVSWLPLFHDMGMVGFLSVPMQFGAEVVCVTPLDFLHRPLLWAELITKYRGTVTAAPNFAYALLSRRLRQADDGAVDLSSVRYMWNGAEPVDPDTIEALAAAGKRFGLNPMAITPVYGMAETTLAVSIPDPGHGMVLDVVDADLLEALGKAVPVQDPRTHHGAVRRLPTLGYLVDGLEGRVVDNERTPLPIRSVGVLEVRGPAVTSGYVTVDGFRPARDAEGWLDTGDIGYFTEEGLIVVCGRIKDVIIMGGRNIFPTDIERAALRVRGVRPGNAVAVRLDAGQHRESFAVVVESNDHQNAAEVHRIERDIAHAVFAEVGVRPRSVTVLGPGALPKTSSGKLRRTATATLTRTSE; from the coding sequence GTGAGCCGCTTCACCGACGAGATGTACGCGACCGCGCGCGAGTCCACGCGCGGGCTGGTCACCGGGGAGCCGGCGGCGCCGCGCCGGCAGACCTGGGGCGAGATACACCGGACCGCGCGCCGCATGGCCGGTGGCCTGGCCGCCGCCGGTCTAGGGCACGGTGACGCCGTCGGGGTGCTGGCCGGTCGCCCGGCCGATATCGCCCCGGCCTGCCAGGCGGTCTGGATGCGCGGCGCCTCGATCACGATGCTGCACCAGCCGACGCCGCGCACCGACCTGGCGCAGTGGGCGCACGACACCGAGACCGTACTGGGCATGATCGAGGCCCGCGCCGTGGTGCTGGGCGCGCCGTTCGAGGCGGCCGCGCCGCTGCTCGCCGAACGCGGCATCACCGTGGTGCGCATCGCCGACCTGCCCGGCGGGCCGGACACCGATCCGCTGCCGACCGCCGAGAGCGATATCGCGCTGCAGCAGCTGACCTCGGGGTCGACCGGGTCGCCGAAGGCGGTCCGGATCACGCACGGCAACTTCCTCGCCAACGCCTACGCCATGTTCGACCGGGTGAAATTCCAGCTCGACCACGATGTGATGGTCAGCTGGCTGCCGCTGTTCCACGACATGGGCATGGTCGGATTCCTCAGCGTGCCCATGCAATTCGGCGCCGAGGTGGTGTGCGTGACGCCGCTGGACTTTCTGCACCGCCCGCTGCTGTGGGCCGAGCTGATCACGAAGTATCGCGGAACCGTCACGGCCGCACCCAATTTCGCCTACGCCCTGCTCTCGCGCCGCCTACGCCAGGCCGACGACGGCGCGGTGGACCTCAGCAGCGTGCGCTACATGTGGAACGGCGCGGAACCGGTCGACCCCGACACCATCGAGGCCCTCGCGGCGGCGGGAAAACGGTTCGGGCTCAACCCGATGGCGATCACTCCGGTGTACGGGATGGCGGAAACCACACTGGCCGTGTCGATCCCGGACCCCGGCCACGGCATGGTGCTCGATGTCGTCGACGCCGATCTGCTGGAGGCGCTGGGAAAGGCGGTGCCGGTGCAGGATCCGCGCACGCATCACGGCGCCGTGCGGCGGCTGCCGACGCTGGGCTACCTGGTCGACGGACTGGAGGGCCGCGTGGTCGACAACGAGCGCACGCCGCTGCCGATCCGCTCGGTCGGGGTGCTCGAGGTACGCGGGCCCGCGGTGACCTCCGGTTACGTCACGGTCGACGGCTTCCGGCCCGCCCGGGACGCCGAGGGCTGGCTGGACACCGGCGACATCGGCTACTTCACCGAGGAGGGCCTGATCGTCGTGTGCGGCCGCATCAAGGACGTCATCATCATGGGCGGTCGCAACATCTTCCCGACCGACATCGAGCGCGCCGCGCTGCGCGTGCGCGGGGTGCGGCCCGGCAACGCGGTCGCGGTCCGGCTCGACGCGGGGCAGCATCGCGAGAGCTTCGCCGTGGTGGTGGAGAGCAACGACCACCAGAACGCCGCCGAGGTCCACCGCATCGAACGCGATATCGCGCACGCGGTCTTCGCCGAGGTCGGCGTGCGGCCCCGCAGCGTGACCGTGCTGGGTCCGGGCGCCCTGCCCAAGACCTCCTCGGGAAAGCTGCGCCGCACCGCCACGGCGACCCTCACCCGAACGAGCGAATAG
- a CDS encoding 50S ribosomal protein L25/general stress protein Ctc: MSDASLLEATVRTEFGKGAARRTRRAGHVPAVLYGHGEAPKHLSVDAHAFAAILREHGTNAVLNLEIEGKKQLALTKSVVVHPIRRYIEHADLLIVKRGEKVVADVHVVLSGDAAPGTLVTQDATTIAVEADALNIPEEIEVSIEGAEAGTQITAGQITLPKGATLAADPETLLVNVITAPAAEATEAEGAAEESAEGENAE, encoded by the coding sequence ATGTCCGACGCCAGCCTTCTCGAAGCCACCGTCCGCACCGAGTTCGGCAAGGGCGCCGCCCGCCGCACCCGCCGTGCCGGTCACGTGCCCGCCGTGCTGTACGGCCACGGTGAGGCCCCCAAGCACCTCTCGGTCGACGCCCACGCCTTCGCCGCGATCCTGCGCGAGCACGGCACCAACGCGGTGCTGAACCTCGAGATCGAGGGCAAGAAGCAACTCGCGCTGACCAAATCCGTTGTGGTGCACCCGATCCGGCGCTACATCGAGCACGCCGACCTGCTGATCGTCAAGCGCGGCGAGAAGGTCGTGGCCGACGTGCACGTCGTGCTCTCCGGTGACGCCGCCCCGGGCACCCTGGTCACCCAGGACGCCACCACCATCGCCGTCGAGGCCGACGCCCTGAACATCCCCGAGGAGATCGAGGTCTCCATCGAGGGCGCCGAGGCCGGCACCCAGATCACCGCCGGTCAGATCACGCTGCCGAAGGGCGCTACCCTGGCCGCCGACCCGGAGACCCTGCTCGTCAACGTCATCACCGCGCCGGCCGCCGAGGCCACCGAGGCGGAGGGTGCGGCCGAGGAGTCCGCCGAGGGCGAGAACGCCGAATAA
- the pth gene encoding aminoacyl-tRNA hydrolase, with the protein MTESSAGPPPPALVVGLGNPGPEYERTRHNVGFLVADVLAGRVGGRFTVHKKSGADLLEARLNGRKVLLAKPRTYMNISGRPVASLARFFSVPAAEVIVVHDELDLPFGAIRLKRGGGEGGHNGLRSVSSALTTKDYLRVRFGIGRPPGRQDPADFVLKQFSSVERKEVPVLVEQAADAVELLLSVGLEPAQNQLH; encoded by the coding sequence ATGACCGAATCGAGTGCCGGGCCGCCACCGCCCGCGCTGGTGGTCGGCCTGGGGAATCCCGGGCCGGAATACGAGCGCACCCGGCACAATGTCGGTTTCCTGGTCGCCGACGTGCTCGCGGGGCGCGTCGGCGGCCGGTTCACCGTGCACAAGAAGTCCGGGGCGGACCTGCTCGAGGCCCGGCTGAACGGGCGAAAGGTGTTGCTGGCCAAGCCCCGCACGTACATGAACATCTCCGGCCGCCCGGTCGCGTCGCTGGCGCGGTTCTTCTCGGTTCCGGCCGCCGAGGTGATCGTCGTGCACGACGAGCTGGATCTGCCGTTCGGCGCCATCCGGCTCAAGCGCGGCGGCGGCGAGGGCGGGCACAACGGGCTGCGCTCGGTGTCGAGCGCGTTGACCACCAAGGACTACCTGCGGGTGCGGTTCGGCATCGGCCGACCGCCGGGCCGCCAGGACCCCGCCGACTTCGTGCTCAAGCAGTTCTCGTCGGTGGAGCGCAAGGAGGTTCCGGTCCTGGTGGAACAGGCCGCCGATGCCGTGGAACTGCTCCTGAGCGTCGGGCTGGAACCGGCGCAGAACCAATTGCACTGA
- a CDS encoding nuclear transport factor 2 family protein codes for MDPDAVSAISRLKFRYLRALDTKSWDDFADTMVPEATATYSEYLQFESRDAFLAFMRNTLGPHVITEHRCDHPEIDIDGDTATGTWYLADTVLIPGHNMLLRGAAFYNDRYVKCDDGAWRIAHTGYERTYEVVLSMSDLPSLRLTSSRWGVVAQEPGMASDSGNQPPDAAETMG; via the coding sequence ATGGACCCCGATGCCGTCTCCGCGATCAGCCGGCTGAAGTTCCGGTACCTGCGGGCACTCGACACCAAGTCCTGGGACGACTTCGCCGACACCATGGTCCCGGAGGCGACCGCGACCTACAGCGAGTACCTGCAGTTCGAATCGCGCGACGCGTTCCTGGCATTCATGCGCAACACGCTCGGCCCGCACGTGATCACCGAACACCGCTGCGACCACCCCGAGATCGACATCGACGGCGACACCGCGACCGGCACCTGGTACCTCGCCGACACCGTGCTCATTCCCGGCCACAACATGCTGCTGCGCGGGGCGGCGTTCTACAACGACCGATACGTCAAGTGCGACGACGGCGCCTGGCGCATCGCCCACACCGGTTACGAACGCACCTACGAGGTGGTGCTGTCCATGTCGGATCTGCCCAGTCTGCGCCTGACGTCGAGCCGCTGGGGTGTCGTCGCCCAGGAGCCGGGGATGGCGTCGGACTCCGGCAACCAGCCTCCCGACGCCGCCGAAACCATGGGGTGA